Proteins co-encoded in one Klebsiella michiganensis genomic window:
- a CDS encoding asparaginyl-tRNA synthetase: MSVVPVADVLQGRAAVDSEVTVRGWVRTRRDSKAGISFLAVYDGSCFDPVQAVINNSLPNYNEDVLRLTTGCSVIVTGVVVESQGQGQAFELQATKVEVTGWVDDPDTYPMAAKRHSIEYLREVAHLRPRTNMIGAVARVRHTLAQALHRFFHENGYFWVSTPLITASDTEGAGEMFRVSTLDLENLPRTAEGKVDFDKDFFGKEAFLTVSGQLNGETYASALSKVYTFGPTFRAENSNTSRHLAEFWMLEPEVAFADLDDVAGLAEAMLKYVFKAVLEERMDDMKFFAERVDKEAIERLERFISADFAQVNYTDAVEILLNCGHKFENPVYWGVDLSSEHERYLAEQHFKAPVVVKNYPKDIKAFYMRLNEDGKTVAAMDVLAPGIGEIIGGSQREERLDVLDARMAEMGLNKEDYWWYRDLRRYGTVPHSGFGLGFERLIAYVTGVQNVRDVIPFPRTPRNASF, from the coding sequence ATGAGCGTTGTGCCTGTAGCCGACGTACTCCAGGGCCGTGCCGCCGTTGACAGCGAAGTCACCGTGCGCGGGTGGGTACGTACTCGAAGAGATTCAAAAGCTGGTATCTCCTTCCTCGCCGTCTATGACGGTTCCTGCTTTGATCCTGTACAGGCCGTCATTAATAATTCTCTGCCCAATTACAATGAAGACGTTCTGCGCCTGACCACTGGCTGTTCGGTGATTGTTACCGGCGTGGTGGTTGAGTCTCAGGGCCAGGGTCAGGCCTTCGAACTTCAGGCGACCAAAGTGGAAGTCACCGGCTGGGTTGACGATCCGGACACCTATCCGATGGCGGCAAAGCGCCACAGCATCGAATACCTTCGCGAAGTGGCTCACCTGCGCCCGCGTACCAACATGATTGGTGCCGTGGCTCGCGTCCGTCACACCCTGGCTCAGGCGCTGCATCGCTTCTTCCATGAAAACGGTTATTTCTGGGTATCTACTCCGCTCATCACCGCTTCGGACACCGAAGGTGCCGGCGAGATGTTCCGCGTTTCAACGCTGGATCTGGAAAACCTGCCTCGCACCGCAGAAGGCAAAGTCGATTTTGATAAAGACTTCTTCGGTAAAGAAGCCTTCCTGACCGTTTCCGGCCAGCTGAACGGCGAAACCTACGCGAGCGCCCTGTCCAAGGTCTATACCTTCGGGCCAACCTTCCGCGCCGAAAATTCCAACACCAGCCGGCACCTGGCTGAGTTTTGGATGCTGGAGCCGGAAGTGGCCTTTGCCGACCTGGACGATGTTGCCGGGCTGGCCGAAGCCATGCTCAAGTACGTCTTTAAGGCCGTCCTGGAAGAACGTATGGACGACATGAAGTTCTTTGCTGAGCGCGTAGATAAAGAGGCCATTGAGCGTCTGGAGCGTTTCATCTCCGCAGATTTCGCCCAGGTGAACTATACCGATGCGGTGGAAATCTTGCTGAACTGCGGGCATAAGTTCGAAAACCCGGTCTACTGGGGCGTCGATCTCTCCTCAGAGCACGAACGTTACCTGGCCGAGCAGCACTTCAAAGCGCCGGTGGTAGTGAAAAACTATCCGAAAGACATCAAAGCTTTCTATATGCGCCTTAACGAAGACGGTAAAACCGTTGCCGCAATGGACGTCCTGGCCCCGGGCATCGGTGAAATCATCGGTGGCTCCCAGCGTGAAGAGCGTCTGGATGTACTGGATGCACGCATGGCCGAAATGGGCCTGAACAAAGAAGATTACTGGTGGTACCGCGACCTGCGTCGCTACGGTACCGTACCGCACTCAGGTTTCGGCCTGGGCTTCGAGCGTCTGATTGCCTATGTTACCGGTGTTCAGAACGTGCGTGATGTTATTCCGTTCCCGCGCACGCCGCGTAACGCCAGCTTCTAA
- a CDS encoding nicotinate phosphoribosyltransferase (catalyzes the formation of nictonate and 5-phospho-alpha-D-ribose 1-diphosphate from nicotinate D-ribonucleotide and diphosphate), which produces MTRHASPILQTLLDTDAYKLHMQQAVYHRYYDVNVAAEFRCRGDDLLGIHAEAIREQVAAMQHLRLSDEEFHWLKSLPFFKADYLDWLRDFRYDPSQVQVTNNHGHLDIRLSGPWREVIMWEVPLLAVISEVVHQHRAPGVTPDMALAHLESKLQEFNALTAGLDLSHFRLMDFGTRRRFSREVQQAIVERLKQEPWFIGTSNYDLARRLDLTPMGTQAHEWFQAHQQISPDLANSQRAALQAWLDEYPDQLGIALTDCITMDAFLRDFGKEFATRYQGLRHDSGDPVEWGEKAIAHYQKLGIDPLSKVLVFSDNLDLKKAVELYRRFSSRVNLSFGIGTRLTCDIPQVKPLNIVIKLVECNGKPVAKLSDSPGKTICHDKAFVRALRKAFDLPLVKKAS; this is translated from the coding sequence ATGACACGACACGCTTCCCCGATTTTGCAAACGCTTCTGGATACTGACGCCTATAAGCTTCATATGCAGCAAGCGGTTTATCACCGCTATTACGACGTTAACGTCGCAGCGGAATTCCGCTGCCGCGGCGACGACCTGCTGGGTATTCATGCCGAGGCTATTCGTGAACAGGTCGCGGCTATGCAGCACCTGCGCCTCAGCGACGAAGAATTTCACTGGCTGAAAAGCCTGCCCTTTTTCAAAGCCGATTATCTCGACTGGCTGCGTGACTTCCGCTATGACCCTTCTCAGGTCCAGGTGACCAATAATCATGGCCATTTAGATATCCGCCTCAGCGGGCCGTGGCGAGAAGTTATTATGTGGGAAGTTCCCCTGCTGGCGGTGATCAGTGAAGTCGTACATCAGCATCGCGCGCCTGGCGTAACCCCAGATATGGCTCTGGCTCACCTGGAAAGTAAGCTGCAGGAATTTAATGCACTTACCGCAGGGCTGGATCTTTCCCATTTCCGACTGATGGACTTCGGCACCCGCCGCCGTTTCTCTCGGGAAGTGCAGCAGGCCATTGTTGAGCGCCTTAAGCAGGAGCCGTGGTTTATCGGCACCAGCAACTATGATCTGGCCCGCCGTCTTGACCTGACGCCGATGGGCACCCAGGCGCACGAATGGTTCCAGGCGCATCAGCAGATAAGCCCAGACCTGGCGAACAGCCAGCGTGCGGCGCTACAGGCATGGCTGGATGAATATCCCGATCAGCTCGGGATTGCCCTGACTGACTGCATCACCATGGATGCTTTCCTGCGTGACTTCGGCAAGGAGTTCGCGACTCGCTACCAGGGGCTGCGCCATGATTCAGGCGACCCGGTTGAGTGGGGAGAAAAAGCCATTGCCCACTACCAAAAGCTTGGCATCGATCCGCTAAGCAAAGTGCTGGTGTTTTCCGATAACCTGGATTTAAAAAAGGCCGTGGAGCTTTACCGCCGCTTCTCATCCCGGGTTAACCTCAGCTTTGGCATCGGCACTCGCCTTACCTGCGACATTCCGCAGGTTAAGCCGCTGAACATCGTGATTAAGCTCGTGGAATGTAACGGCAAGCCGGTCGCGAAGCTTTCGGACAGTCCGGGAAAAACCATCTGCCACGATAAAGCCTTTGTACGGGCACTGCGCAAAGCCTTTGACCTTCCGCTGGTAAAAAAAGCCAGCTGA
- the pepN gene encoding aminopeptidase N: protein MTQQPQAKYRHDYRAADYTITDIDLTFDLDATKTQVTAVSKIVRQGDAGTPLHLDGEDLTLVSIAVNGSAWPHYRQEDGALILEQVPEAFTLTIVNEISPATNTALEGLYQSGEALCTQCEAEGFHHITWYLDRPDVLARFTTKVIADKNKYPYLLANGNRIAEGELENGRHWVQWQDPFPKPCYLFALVAGDFDVLRDSFKTRSGRDVALELFVDRGNLDRADWAMTSLKASMKWDETRFGLEYDLDIYMIVAVDFFNMGAMENKGLNIFNSKYVLARAETATDKDYLDIERVIGHEYFHNWTGNRVTCRDWFQLSLKEGLTVFRDQEFSSDLGSRAVNRIQNVRTMRAMQFAEDASPMAHPIRPDKVIEMNNFYTLTVYEKGSEVIRMLHTLLGEENFQKGMQLYFERHDGSAATCDDFVQAMEDASNVDLSHFRRWYSQAGTPVVTVRDDYNPETEHYTLTISQMTPPTAEQQEKHPLHIPFDIELYDNEGKVIPLQKDGHPVHHVLNVTQAEQTFVFDKVYFQPVPSLLREFSAPVKLEYKWSDQQLTFLMRHARNDFSRWDAAQSLLANYIKINVNRSQQGQPLSLPLHVADAFRAILLDEKIDPALAAEILTLPSQNEIAELFQTIDPIAIAEVHGALTRTLAAELADEFLAIYNANKLDSYRVDHGDIGKRALRNTCLRYLAFGEVELAEQLVREQYQQADNMTDSIAALSAAVAAQLPCREALLAQYDEKWHKDGLVMDKWFVLQATSPASNTLAKVRELLNHRSFSLGNPNRVRSLIGAFASANPAAFHAKDGSGYQFMVEMLTELNSRNPQIASRLVEPLIRLKRYDAERQAKMRAALEQLKGLENLSGDLFEKIAKALA, encoded by the coding sequence ATGACACAACAGCCACAAGCCAAATATCGCCACGACTATCGCGCGGCGGATTATACGATAACCGATATCGATTTGACCTTTGACCTTGATGCCACAAAAACGCAGGTCACCGCAGTCAGCAAAATTGTCCGTCAGGGTGATGCGGGCACTCCGCTGCATCTTGATGGCGAAGACCTCACGCTGGTCTCCATTGCCGTAAACGGTAGCGCCTGGCCGCACTATCGCCAGGAAGATGGCGCGCTGATTCTGGAGCAGGTCCCTGAGGCCTTTACGTTGACGATTGTGAACGAAATCAGTCCGGCAACCAACACTGCGCTTGAGGGGCTGTATCAATCCGGGGAAGCGTTATGTACCCAGTGTGAAGCGGAAGGCTTCCACCATATCACCTGGTATCTGGACCGCCCGGACGTGCTGGCGCGCTTCACGACCAAAGTTATCGCCGACAAAAATAAATACCCGTATTTGCTGGCTAACGGCAACCGCATTGCTGAAGGCGAGCTGGAAAATGGCCGTCACTGGGTGCAGTGGCAAGACCCGTTCCCAAAACCTTGCTACCTGTTTGCGCTGGTGGCCGGTGATTTTGACGTCCTGCGCGACAGCTTTAAAACCCGTTCCGGCCGTGACGTTGCGCTGGAGCTGTTCGTTGACCGCGGTAACCTCGATCGCGCTGACTGGGCGATGACCTCTCTGAAGGCGTCGATGAAGTGGGACGAAACCCGCTTCGGCCTGGAGTATGACCTCGACATCTATATGATTGTCGCCGTCGACTTCTTTAATATGGGCGCGATGGAAAACAAAGGGCTGAATATCTTCAACTCGAAGTATGTTCTGGCCCGCGCCGAGACCGCGACCGACAAAGACTACCTCGACATCGAACGCGTTATCGGTCACGAATATTTCCACAACTGGACGGGCAACCGCGTGACCTGCCGTGACTGGTTCCAGCTGAGCCTGAAAGAGGGCCTAACCGTCTTCCGTGACCAGGAATTCAGTTCTGACCTGGGGTCTCGCGCGGTAAACCGTATTCAAAACGTGCGTACCATGCGCGCGATGCAGTTCGCCGAAGATGCAAGCCCGATGGCACACCCGATCCGCCCGGACAAAGTTATCGAAATGAATAACTTCTATACCCTGACGGTGTACGAGAAGGGCTCGGAAGTTATTCGTATGTTGCACACTTTGCTGGGTGAGGAAAACTTCCAGAAGGGGATGCAGCTTTACTTTGAGCGCCATGACGGTAGCGCGGCAACCTGTGATGATTTCGTGCAGGCGATGGAAGACGCGTCCAACGTTGACCTGTCTCATTTCCGCCGCTGGTACAGCCAGGCCGGGACGCCGGTTGTCACCGTGCGTGACGACTACAACCCGGAAACTGAGCATTACACGCTGACTATCAGCCAGATGACGCCGCCGACCGCCGAGCAGCAGGAAAAACACCCGCTGCATATCCCGTTTGATATCGAGCTTTACGATAACGAAGGGAAGGTTATTCCGCTGCAGAAGGACGGCCATCCGGTTCACCATGTGCTGAACGTGACCCAGGCAGAGCAGACTTTCGTCTTCGACAAGGTCTACTTCCAGCCGGTGCCGTCTTTGCTGCGCGAATTCTCTGCGCCAGTGAAGCTCGAGTACAAATGGAGTGACCAGCAGCTGACGTTCCTGATGCGCCACGCGCGCAATGACTTCTCCCGCTGGGATGCGGCGCAGAGCCTGCTGGCAAACTACATCAAGATCAACGTGAACCGCAGCCAGCAAGGGCAGCCGCTCTCTCTGCCGCTGCATGTGGCCGACGCATTCCGCGCCATTCTGCTGGATGAGAAGATCGATCCTGCGCTCGCCGCGGAGATCCTGACTCTGCCATCGCAGAATGAAATTGCCGAGCTGTTCCAGACCATCGATCCGATCGCCATCGCTGAAGTTCACGGGGCGCTGACCCGTACCCTGGCAGCGGAGTTGGCCGATGAGTTCCTGGCAATTTATAACGCGAATAAGCTCGACAGCTATCGCGTGGATCATGGCGATATTGGCAAACGTGCATTGCGCAATACCTGCCTGCGCTATCTGGCGTTTGGCGAGGTTGAACTCGCTGAGCAACTGGTGCGCGAGCAGTATCAGCAGGCGGACAATATGACCGATTCTATCGCTGCGCTGTCCGCAGCGGTGGCCGCGCAACTGCCGTGCCGTGAAGCGCTGCTGGCTCAGTACGATGAGAAGTGGCACAAAGATGGCCTGGTGATGGACAAGTGGTTTGTGCTGCAGGCGACCAGCCCGGCCAGCAACACGCTGGCGAAGGTTCGCGAGCTGCTCAACCACCGTTCCTTCAGCCTGGGCAACCCGAACCGGGTTCGTTCTCTGATTGGCGCGTTTGCCTCAGCCAACCCGGCAGCGTTCCATGCCAAAGACGGCAGCGGCTACCAGTTTATGGTAGAAATGCTGACCGAGCTGAATAGCCGTAACCCGCAAATTGCTTCTCGTCTGGTTGAGCCGTTGATTCGCCTGAAGCGTTATGACGCGGAACGTCAGGCTAAGATGCGTGCGGCACTGGAGCAGTTGAAAGGCCTGGAAAATCTGTCCGGGGATCTGTTCGAGAAGATTGCCAAAGCGCTGGCATAA
- the ssuB gene encoding aliphatic sulfonates transport ATP-binding subunit (part of the ABC type transport system SsuABC for aliphatic sulfonates; with SsuA being the periplasmic substrate-binding subunit, SsuB the ATP-binding subunit and SsuC the permease) has protein sequence MTTARLNQGTPVWLHGVSKRYGDKSILNQLELRIPAGQFVAVVGRSGGGKSTLLRLLAGLETPNHGALFAGNTPLRDSQEDTRLMFQDDRLLPWKTVIDNVGLGLKNNWREAALQALTAVGLENRAAEWPAALSGGQKQRVALARALIHRPRLLLLDEPLGALDALTRIEMQELIVSLWQEHGFTVLLVTHDVSEAVAMADRVLLIEEGKIGLDLTVDLPRPRRLGSVKLAELEAEVLARVMKRGSEEPARAVRTG, from the coding sequence ATGACAACTGCTCGTCTGAACCAGGGCACGCCGGTATGGCTCCACGGCGTGAGTAAACGCTACGGCGATAAAAGCATTCTTAATCAGCTTGAACTGCGTATTCCCGCCGGGCAGTTCGTGGCGGTGGTCGGCCGCAGCGGCGGCGGGAAAAGTACGCTGCTGCGCCTGCTGGCCGGGCTGGAAACGCCCAATCACGGAGCGCTGTTCGCAGGTAATACCCCGCTACGTGACAGCCAGGAAGATACGCGGCTGATGTTCCAGGACGACAGATTGCTGCCGTGGAAAACGGTGATAGATAACGTCGGGCTCGGGCTAAAAAATAACTGGCGTGAGGCCGCGCTTCAGGCACTTACAGCCGTTGGCCTTGAAAATCGGGCCGCAGAATGGCCAGCGGCACTTTCTGGCGGGCAGAAGCAGCGCGTAGCGCTGGCGAGGGCACTCATTCATCGTCCGCGCTTATTGTTGCTCGACGAACCCCTGGGTGCGCTGGATGCCCTGACGCGGATTGAGATGCAGGAACTGATTGTTTCTTTATGGCAGGAACATGGCTTTACCGTGCTTTTGGTCACCCACGACGTCAGCGAAGCCGTCGCCATGGCCGACCGCGTGTTGCTTATAGAAGAAGGGAAGATTGGCCTGGATCTGACGGTTGATTTGCCTCGCCCGCGCCGCCTGGGATCGGTGAAGCTGGCCGAACTGGAGGCCGAAGTGCTTGCCAGAGTGATGAAACGAGGTTCAGAGGAGCCGGCACGCGCGGTGCGTACCGGCTGA
- the ssuC gene encoding alkanesulfonate transporter permease subunit (part of the ABC type transport system for alkanesulfonate SsuABC; SsuB the ATP-binding subunit and SsuC the permease) → MQASVHKVLLRLAPWALPVAIVLFWQLASSAGWLSTRILPSPEGVVLAFWNLSASGELWQHLAISSWRAVIGFSIGGSLGMILGLISGLSRWGERLLDSSVQMLRNVPHLALIPLVILWFGIDETAKIFLVALGTLFPIYINTWHGIRNIDRGLLEMARSYGLSGFSLFVHVILPGALPSIMVGVRFALGLMWLTLIVAETISANSGIGYLAMNAREFLQTDVVVVAIVLYALLGKLADVSARLLEHVWLRWHPAYQSKEEMV, encoded by the coding sequence ATGCAAGCATCCGTTCACAAAGTCTTGCTGCGCCTGGCGCCCTGGGCGCTGCCGGTGGCGATTGTCCTTTTCTGGCAACTGGCTTCGTCTGCCGGCTGGCTTTCCACGCGTATTTTGCCTTCTCCAGAGGGCGTCGTGCTGGCTTTCTGGAACCTCTCAGCCAGCGGTGAACTCTGGCAACATCTGGCCATCAGCTCCTGGCGCGCGGTTATCGGTTTTAGCATCGGCGGATCGCTGGGCATGATCTTAGGCCTGATTAGCGGCCTGTCGCGCTGGGGGGAACGCCTGCTGGACAGCTCTGTTCAGATGCTGCGCAACGTTCCGCACCTGGCGCTGATCCCGCTAGTGATCCTATGGTTTGGTATCGACGAGACGGCCAAGATCTTTCTGGTGGCGCTCGGGACGCTGTTCCCTATTTACATCAATACCTGGCACGGCATCCGCAATATCGATCGTGGCCTGCTGGAAATGGCCCGCAGCTACGGCCTCTCCGGGTTTAGCCTGTTCGTACACGTCATTTTGCCGGGCGCTCTGCCTTCCATTATGGTCGGCGTACGTTTTGCTCTGGGTCTGATGTGGCTGACGCTTATCGTCGCCGAGACCATCTCGGCAAATTCAGGGATTGGCTATCTGGCGATGAATGCCCGGGAGTTCCTGCAAACCGACGTAGTGGTGGTTGCCATCGTACTGTACGCGCTGTTGGGTAAACTCGCCGATGTCAGCGCCCGCCTGCTGGAGCACGTCTGGCTACGCTGGCATCCGGCTTATCAATCAAAGGAGGAGATGGTATGA
- a CDS encoding alkanesulfonate monooxygenase (catalyzes the release of sulfite from alkanesulfonates): MSLNLFWFLPTHGDGHYLGSDTGARPVDYGYLQQIAQAADRIGFTGVLIPTGRSCEDAWLVAASMIPVTQRLKFLVALRPSVVSPTLAARQAATLDRLSNGRALFNLVTGGDAEELAAEGVFLDHEERYEASAEFTRIWRRVLEGETVDYDGKHIKVKGAKLLYPPVQQPRPPLYFGGSSDAAQDLAAEQVDLYLTWGEPPHLVKEKIEQVRAKAEAHGRQVRFGIRLHVIVRETNEEAWQAANRLISHLDDITIAKAQAAFARSDSVGQQRMAALHGGKRDKLEISPNLWAGVGLVRGGAGTALVGDGPTVAARINEYADLGIDSFILSGYPHLEEAYRVGELLFPHLDVSIPAIPQPRQVQEKGEVVANDFIPRKVAQS, translated from the coding sequence ATGAGTCTGAATCTGTTCTGGTTTTTACCCACCCACGGTGATGGCCATTATCTTGGCAGCGATACGGGCGCGCGTCCGGTCGACTATGGCTATCTGCAGCAAATTGCCCAGGCCGCCGACCGCATCGGATTCACCGGCGTGCTGATCCCCACCGGGCGCTCCTGCGAGGATGCCTGGCTGGTAGCGGCTTCGATGATCCCGGTTACTCAACGACTTAAATTTCTGGTCGCACTGCGCCCGAGCGTTGTCTCCCCTACCCTCGCCGCCCGCCAGGCAGCCACGCTGGACCGCCTTTCAAACGGGCGGGCATTGTTTAACCTGGTGACCGGCGGCGACGCCGAGGAACTGGCTGCCGAAGGGGTATTTCTGGATCATGAAGAGCGCTATGAGGCCTCGGCAGAATTTACCCGCATCTGGCGACGCGTCCTCGAAGGCGAAACCGTCGATTACGACGGCAAACACATAAAAGTGAAAGGCGCGAAACTGCTCTATCCACCGGTTCAGCAGCCGCGCCCACCGCTCTATTTTGGCGGATCGTCCGACGCCGCCCAGGATCTTGCGGCCGAGCAGGTTGACCTTTACCTGACCTGGGGCGAGCCTCCCCATCTGGTAAAAGAAAAAATCGAGCAAGTGCGGGCCAAGGCTGAAGCGCACGGGCGGCAGGTTCGCTTTGGTATCCGTCTGCACGTTATCGTACGCGAAACCAACGAAGAAGCCTGGCAAGCAGCAAACCGGCTTATTTCTCACCTCGATGACATCACCATAGCCAAAGCGCAGGCCGCCTTTGCTCGCAGCGACTCCGTTGGGCAGCAGCGCATGGCCGCCCTGCACGGGGGTAAGCGAGACAAACTGGAAATCAGCCCTAATCTTTGGGCCGGTGTCGGCCTGGTTCGCGGCGGCGCTGGCACCGCGCTGGTAGGCGATGGGCCAACCGTCGCGGCCCGCATAAATGAATACGCCGATCTGGGCATCGACAGCTTTATCCTGTCGGGCTATCCGCACCTGGAAGAAGCCTATCGCGTGGGCGAACTGCTATTCCCTCATCTTGACGTTTCGATTCCTGCAATCCCTCAGCCACGACAGGTTCAGGAGAAAGGCGAAGTGGTCGCCAACGATTTTATCCCGCGTAAAGTGGCGCAAAGCTAG
- a CDS encoding alkanesulfonate transporter substrate-binding subunit (part of the ABC type transport system SsuABC for aliphatic sulfonates; with SsuA being the periplasmic subunit SsuB the ATP-binding subunit and SsuC the permease): MFNLLKRRSPWLALAGLLAFSTYSNASGNSPEQLRIGYQKGSVSMVLTKSHQLLEKQYPNTKISWVEFPAEPQMLEALNVGSIDLGSTGDIPPIFAQAAGADLLYVGAEPPKPKAEVILVPENSPLKTVADLKGHKIAFQKGSSSHNLVLRALQKAGLKFADIQPAYLTPADARAAFQQGNVDAWAIWDPYYSAALLNGGVRVLTDGSELNQTGSFYLASRPYAEANGTFLQQVLKTFSDADALTRTQRAESVTLLAQTMGLPEAVIATYFDHRPPSEITPVSEATADKQQNTADLFYENRLVPKKVDIRTRVWQPAAPTQGAKS, translated from the coding sequence ATGTTTAATCTGCTCAAACGCCGCTCTCCGTGGCTGGCATTGGCCGGTTTACTCGCCTTTTCAACCTACAGCAACGCCTCGGGTAACAGCCCGGAACAGCTGCGCATTGGTTACCAAAAAGGCTCCGTCAGTATGGTGTTAACAAAAAGCCATCAACTGCTGGAGAAGCAATACCCGAACACCAAAATCTCGTGGGTTGAGTTTCCCGCCGAGCCGCAGATGCTGGAGGCGCTGAACGTCGGCAGCATCGATTTGGGCAGCACGGGCGATATTCCCCCGATCTTCGCGCAGGCCGCCGGGGCAGATCTGCTGTATGTGGGTGCCGAGCCGCCGAAACCTAAAGCGGAAGTGATTTTGGTCCCAGAAAATAGCCCATTGAAAACCGTGGCGGACTTAAAAGGCCACAAGATTGCCTTTCAGAAAGGCTCCAGCTCACACAATCTGGTCCTGCGCGCGCTACAAAAAGCCGGACTGAAGTTTGCCGATATTCAACCCGCTTACCTGACACCCGCCGATGCTCGCGCAGCCTTTCAGCAGGGGAATGTAGATGCCTGGGCTATCTGGGATCCGTACTATTCGGCAGCGCTGCTCAACGGTGGCGTTCGCGTCTTAACGGACGGCAGCGAACTGAATCAAACCGGATCGTTCTATTTAGCCTCCCGCCCATATGCGGAAGCGAACGGCACTTTCCTTCAACAGGTGCTGAAGACTTTTAGCGACGCCGACGCGCTCACCCGCACGCAGCGGGCGGAAAGCGTCACCCTGCTCGCCCAAACGATGGGCCTGCCGGAAGCAGTGATCGCCACCTATTTCGACCACCGTCCCCCTTCAGAAATTACGCCGGTAAGCGAGGCGACCGCAGACAAGCAGCAAAATACCGCTGACCTGTTTTATGAAAACCGCCTCGTCCCGAAGAAGGTCGACATCCGTACCCGAGTCTGGCAGCCCGCCGCCCCGACACAAGGAGCTAAGTCATGA
- a CDS encoding NAD(P)H-dependent FMN reductase, whose product MRVITLAGSPRYPSRSSSLLEYAREKLSALDVEVYHWHLQNFAPEDLLYARFDSPALLALTEQLSAADGLIIATPVYKASFSGALKTLLDLLPERALEKKVVLPLATGGTVAHMLAVDYALKPVLNALKAQEILHGVFADDSQIADYQHKPQFTPNLQKRLDEALETFWQALHRRDFAVPSPFNVRGVSHV is encoded by the coding sequence ATGCGTGTGATTACCCTGGCCGGAAGCCCTCGCTACCCGTCCCGTTCCAGCTCGCTGCTAGAGTATGCGCGGGAGAAGCTGAGCGCCCTGGATGTTGAAGTCTATCACTGGCACTTACAGAACTTCGCGCCGGAAGACCTGCTCTACGCCCGCTTCGACAGCCCGGCGCTGCTGGCGCTCACCGAACAACTCAGCGCCGCCGATGGCCTGATTATCGCTACGCCGGTCTATAAGGCCTCGTTTTCAGGCGCGCTAAAAACGCTGCTCGATTTGCTCCCCGAGCGCGCGTTGGAGAAAAAGGTTGTTCTGCCTCTCGCCACCGGCGGCACCGTCGCCCATATGCTCGCCGTGGACTACGCCCTTAAGCCAGTGCTGAATGCGCTGAAGGCTCAGGAGATCCTGCACGGGGTGTTTGCCGACGATAGCCAGATAGCCGATTACCAGCACAAACCCCAGTTCACCCCGAACCTGCAAAAGCGCCTGGACGAAGCGCTGGAAACCTTCTGGCAGGCGCTTCATCGCCGTGACTTTGCGGTGCCGTCTCCGTTTAACGTCCGGGGGGTGAGCCATGTTTAA